A genomic segment from Capra hircus breed San Clemente chromosome 15, ASM170441v1, whole genome shotgun sequence encodes:
- the NANOG gene encoding Nanog homeobox (The RefSeq protein has 6 substitutions compared to this genomic sequence), translated as MSVDPACPQSLLGSEASNSRESSPMPEESYASLQMSSADTLDTDTVSPLPSSMDLLIHDNPDSSTSPRVKPLSPSAEESTEKEEKVPVKKQKIRTVFSQTQLCVLNDRFQRQKYLSLQQMQELSNILNLSYKQVKTWFQNQRMKCKKWQKNNWPRNSNDVPQDPATAEYPSFYSYHQGCLVNSPRNMPMWGNQTWNNPTWSNQNWNSQSWSNHSWNSQAWCPQAWNNQPWNNQCNNYMEEFLQPGIQLQQNSPVCDLEATLGTAGENYNVIQQAVKYFSSQQQITDLFPNYPLNIQPEDL; from the coding sequence ATGAGTGTGGACCCAGCTTGTCCCCAAAGCCTGCTTGGCTCCGAAGCATCCAACTCTAGGGAATCTTCACCCATGCCTGAAGAAAGTTACGCATCCTTGCAAATGTCATCTGCTGACACCCTCGACACGGACActgtctctcctcttccttcctccatgGATCTGCTTATTCATGACAATCCTGATTCTTCCACAAGCCCTAGAGTGAAACCACTGTCCCCATCTGCGGAGGAGAgcacagagaaggaagagaaggtccccgtcaagaaacaaaagatcagaaCTGTGTTCTCACAGACCCAGCTGTGTGTGCTCAATGACAGATTTCAGAGGCAGAAATACCTCAGTCTCCAGCAAATGCAAGAACTTTCCAACATCTTGAACCTCAGCTACAAGCAGGTGAAGACCTGGTTCCAGAACCAGAGAATGAAATGTAAGAAATGGCAGAAAAACAACTGGCCAAGGAATAGCAATGATGTGCCTCAGGACCCAGCAACGGCAGAATACCCCAGCTTCTATTCCTACCATCAGGGGTGTTTGGTGAACTCTCCTCGAAACATGCCCATGTAGGGTAACCAGACCTGGAATAACCCCACGTGGAGCAATCAGAACTGGAACAGTCAGTCTTGGAGCAACCACTCTTGGAATAGTCAGGCCTGGTGCCCCCAAGCCTGGAATAACCAGCCTTGGAACAATCAGTTCAACAACTACATGGAGGAATTTCTACAGCCCGGGATCCAGCTCCAGCAGAATTCTCCCATCTGTGATCTGGAGGCAACCCTGGGAACTGCTGGGGAAAATTATAACGTAATACAGCGAACTGTCAAGTATTTCCGTTCCCAGCAGCAAATCACTGATTTATTCCCAAACTACCCTCTCAACATACAGCCTGAAGATTTGTAA